A region of Rhodopirellula islandica DNA encodes the following proteins:
- a CDS encoding carbohydrate-binding family 9-like protein translates to MPLRLDYIHAFPHRLCSTSVLLIATLLLIAASTKTFAAEPPTLIVPQCDDFEVTGKGDAKAWESCDWVSLNRRGNGPLDYQSRFKMLYSDKGVYVLFDGADETLTATMQEDFLDLWNEDVFECFFWTNEKDPVYFEYEISPLGFELPILVPNLDGKFLGWRPWHYEGAKKIQKKVSATGGANESMATVTGWRAEVFLPYAVLEPLRNVPPKTGTQWRANFYRVDYDQKKTTGWDWARVGPSFHDIENFGTLVFGKVVEAETPQEDIRDLKLADWQPKSMLKTKVTRVNTPSYPVIDVHNHLGGGANVLTEERVKRYLQVMDEANVQTVINLDGGWDDKLKETVAALDTAHPDRFLTFALINLRDFETEGWSERETARLRKSFEAGAKGLKFHKSLGLSYRNQAGNLLTIDDERLDPIWALCGEMNRPVMIHTADPAAFFTPLDQFNERWHELNAHPGWVFHGDRFPSREELLEQRNRAIAKHPNTTFIGAHFGNNPEDLETVGQWLDQYPNFYIDIDARISELGRQPYSSRKFFLKYQDRILFGTDTTPDPNAYRLYYRFLETDDEYFDTAESHHRQGFWNIYGIFLPDAVLEKVYRGNAARILGLKHAVNSTSKN, encoded by the coding sequence TCGCCTCGACTACATCCATGCGTTCCCTCACCGGCTTTGCTCAACGTCGGTCCTACTGATCGCAACCCTGCTTTTGATTGCAGCCTCCACCAAGACATTCGCGGCCGAACCACCAACGCTGATCGTGCCCCAGTGCGACGACTTCGAGGTCACGGGGAAAGGCGACGCCAAAGCCTGGGAATCGTGCGACTGGGTTTCGCTGAACCGACGGGGCAACGGGCCACTTGATTACCAATCGCGGTTCAAGATGCTGTACTCGGACAAAGGCGTCTATGTCTTGTTCGACGGCGCCGATGAAACGTTGACTGCCACGATGCAGGAAGACTTCTTGGACTTGTGGAACGAAGATGTTTTCGAGTGTTTCTTTTGGACCAACGAAAAAGACCCTGTCTATTTCGAATACGAAATCTCGCCGCTGGGCTTTGAGCTACCAATCCTCGTCCCCAACCTGGATGGCAAGTTCCTTGGTTGGCGTCCATGGCACTACGAGGGTGCCAAGAAGATCCAGAAGAAGGTCTCCGCAACGGGCGGCGCGAACGAATCGATGGCCACCGTCACCGGCTGGCGGGCTGAAGTCTTCCTTCCCTACGCGGTCTTGGAACCGCTTCGGAACGTCCCGCCAAAAACGGGAACTCAGTGGCGAGCGAACTTCTACCGAGTCGACTACGACCAAAAGAAAACCACCGGTTGGGACTGGGCACGGGTTGGCCCGAGTTTCCACGACATCGAAAACTTCGGCACACTGGTCTTCGGCAAGGTCGTCGAAGCGGAAACGCCCCAAGAAGATATCCGCGACTTAAAACTCGCCGATTGGCAACCGAAGTCGATGCTGAAAACCAAGGTGACTCGCGTCAACACGCCGTCGTATCCAGTCATCGATGTTCACAACCATCTCGGTGGCGGTGCCAACGTGCTGACCGAAGAACGCGTCAAGCGTTACCTGCAGGTGATGGACGAAGCCAACGTTCAAACGGTTATCAACCTGGACGGAGGCTGGGATGACAAATTGAAGGAAACCGTCGCGGCCTTGGACACCGCTCACCCCGATCGGTTCCTCACCTTCGCCCTGATCAACCTGCGTGACTTTGAAACCGAGGGCTGGTCCGAGCGAGAAACCGCACGGCTGCGAAAAAGCTTTGAGGCCGGTGCGAAGGGGCTCAAGTTCCATAAATCCTTGGGACTGTCCTACCGCAACCAAGCCGGCAACCTGCTGACGATCGATGATGAACGTTTGGATCCGATCTGGGCGTTGTGCGGGGAGATGAATCGCCCGGTGATGATTCATACCGCGGATCCTGCCGCCTTCTTCACGCCGTTGGATCAGTTCAATGAACGCTGGCACGAACTCAATGCGCACCCAGGCTGGGTGTTCCATGGCGACCGCTTCCCGTCTCGCGAAGAACTGCTGGAACAGCGCAACCGAGCGATTGCAAAGCACCCCAACACGACCTTCATCGGGGCCCACTTTGGCAACAATCCGGAAGACCTGGAAACGGTCGGGCAATGGCTCGATCAATATCCAAACTTCTACATCGACATCGACGCTCGGATCTCCGAACTGGGCCGGCAACCGTACAGCAGCCGCAAGTTCTTTCTCAAGTACCAGGACCGAATCCTATTCGGCACCGACACGACTCCTGATCCCAACGCCTACCGGTTGTACTATCGCTTCCTGGAAACCGACGACGAATACTTCGACACCGCCGAATCGCACCACCGGCAAGGATTCTGGAACATCTACGGGATCTTCTTGCCCGATGCTGTGTTGGAAAAGGTCTACCGTGGCAACGCAGCCCGAATCCTGGGCTTGAAGCACGCGGTCAACTCCACCAGCAAAAACTGA
- a CDS encoding LamG domain-containing protein: MQRPFFVFLTVIALTVPGGTLWAFDPPANREVVRNTPGLVAFWDFAQREASGKERFTAHVPPGSPSDYPLDAANYVRDYWGEGRQASYADFPLLNEGPFGQAIRIRQESDPNFRPFLFIPRSRLHDTPLDIKGEGKSVTVVVWAIRESGNHALAGIWHEGTDLKQSSTASIKKVERGQRQYALFAGLNKAGSACGHVSENGASSFLNKYALHKCNSLGQSPAVSADSPPEKLAASWQCFAMTFDDEKNEITGWLNGESGERWLKNPKSNNLLSYAHNAYMQGHYARTPGMQDGEDGEFPEAQYYNPPEEEASKTEVLREDENQRVERRRYRYTEVVMTLEKEENGEWVEADRDLVGLRLNPWWYPHGIYSPPDAEQGGPFTIGRVIHSSRTVGFTGWIGGVSVFDRALSEAELKELADLRN, encoded by the coding sequence ATGCAGCGTCCCTTCTTTGTCTTCCTCACAGTCATCGCTTTGACGGTTCCCGGGGGAACCCTCTGGGCATTTGATCCGCCGGCCAATCGGGAAGTTGTTCGAAACACACCGGGATTGGTCGCATTCTGGGATTTCGCCCAGCGTGAAGCTTCTGGGAAGGAGCGATTCACTGCGCACGTGCCGCCCGGATCACCGAGCGATTATCCCTTGGACGCCGCGAACTACGTGCGTGATTACTGGGGTGAAGGCAGGCAAGCCTCCTACGCTGATTTTCCGTTGTTGAACGAGGGGCCGTTTGGTCAAGCGATTCGGATTCGTCAAGAATCTGATCCCAACTTCCGACCCTTTCTGTTCATTCCTCGGTCGCGTCTGCATGACACACCGTTGGATATCAAAGGCGAAGGGAAATCGGTGACCGTTGTTGTGTGGGCCATTCGGGAAAGTGGCAATCACGCGCTGGCGGGAATCTGGCACGAAGGCACGGACCTCAAGCAATCGTCCACTGCTTCGATCAAGAAGGTCGAACGTGGTCAACGACAATACGCCTTGTTCGCCGGGCTGAATAAAGCCGGCAGCGCGTGTGGTCATGTGTCGGAGAATGGAGCCAGTTCGTTCCTCAACAAGTACGCCCTTCACAAATGCAATTCGCTGGGGCAGTCGCCCGCCGTTTCAGCCGATTCGCCGCCGGAAAAACTCGCTGCCTCCTGGCAGTGCTTTGCGATGACGTTTGACGACGAGAAAAACGAAATCACAGGTTGGCTGAATGGAGAGTCCGGTGAACGCTGGCTCAAGAACCCCAAGTCGAACAACTTGCTGTCGTATGCCCACAACGCCTACATGCAGGGGCATTATGCTCGAACGCCTGGGATGCAGGACGGCGAAGACGGCGAGTTTCCAGAGGCCCAGTACTACAACCCGCCGGAAGAGGAAGCATCGAAGACGGAAGTCTTGCGTGAGGACGAGAACCAACGTGTTGAACGCCGCCGCTACCGCTACACCGAAGTCGTCATGACGCTGGAGAAAGAAGAAAATGGCGAATGGGTTGAGGCTGACCGAGATCTCGTCGGCTTGCGATTGAACCCGTGGTGGTACCCGCACGGCATTTATTCACCGCCGGATGCAGAACAAGGCGGGCCGTTCACGATTGGGCGGGTGATTCACAGCAGTCGCACTGTCGGCTTCACCGGATGGATCGGCGGCGTCAGCGTGTTTGATCGAGCCCTCTCGGAAGCCGAGCTGAAAGAGCTTGCCGACCTTCGGAACTGA
- a CDS encoding tetratricopeptide repeat protein has product MTTVFGLLAIELVLALIGVGRSNAQGDPMMGFSKQVPLLERFTDEDGKVWMRTAENKLVWFNDQRFPLTKPANTQRIFCLGGSTTFGRPYDDNTSFAGWLREWLRHVDASSHHEVFNAGGVSYASYRVAAVMEELADHDPDLFIVYTGQNEFLERRTYADFFEQSKTQLWLTGLLSQTRMYAAIDSIIRKNDQPKHATESITLAAEVDERLNHTVGPSDYIRDEEWSDKVGEHFRFNIQRMITIARSANAKILFVVPASNEKDCSPFKPDPEDDSFESARQAFDAGDFDLAHSAFQSAIDRDICPLRAPSDFAQFIRELPESDDVRVLDFESALRDVCLDEHGHDILGEEYFLDHVHPTIDAHRRLSQWLVSELRDAGWLTADSIAWNELSRESVDRVDQTVLGRIDRRTQGIAMRNLAKVMHWAGKFEVAAPRARDAIKMLNGDAESQFILADCLRWTGQIDEAVIEFERGVKDYPVYCRGVQRYGQLLLEMGDNDAAREMFSIATIGWPESDPRHWGARFQLSIAHLGASDFEAAHRELLRCHEHAPDDLDVMFALAEASAGIGKSEVAVELYERVLDEFPDDVETHLNLGYTLLRLNQTSQASMHFETALLLAPDNVRAKAGVVVISQLNESTK; this is encoded by the coding sequence GTGACGACCGTGTTTGGTTTGCTGGCCATCGAATTGGTTCTGGCCTTGATCGGTGTGGGGCGGTCGAATGCTCAAGGCGACCCAATGATGGGGTTCTCCAAGCAAGTCCCCTTGTTGGAACGCTTCACCGATGAAGACGGCAAGGTGTGGATGCGAACCGCGGAAAACAAGCTGGTTTGGTTCAATGATCAACGCTTTCCGCTGACCAAACCCGCGAACACGCAGCGGATCTTTTGTCTGGGAGGTTCCACGACCTTTGGGCGGCCTTACGACGACAACACATCCTTCGCGGGGTGGTTGCGAGAATGGTTGCGGCACGTGGATGCAAGTTCGCACCATGAGGTCTTCAACGCGGGTGGGGTCAGTTACGCCAGCTACCGTGTCGCGGCCGTGATGGAAGAACTGGCGGATCATGATCCAGATCTCTTCATCGTCTACACCGGGCAAAACGAGTTTTTGGAGCGGCGAACCTACGCCGATTTCTTTGAGCAATCAAAGACGCAGCTTTGGTTGACGGGGTTGCTGTCCCAGACGCGAATGTACGCGGCGATTGATTCCATCATTCGAAAGAACGACCAGCCGAAACATGCTACCGAGTCAATCACATTGGCCGCCGAGGTCGACGAACGCCTCAACCACACGGTGGGACCGTCGGACTACATTCGCGATGAGGAATGGAGCGACAAGGTAGGCGAACACTTTCGGTTCAACATTCAGCGAATGATCACCATCGCTCGATCAGCGAACGCAAAAATCTTGTTCGTCGTTCCTGCTTCCAATGAAAAGGACTGCAGTCCTTTCAAGCCGGATCCAGAAGATGACTCGTTCGAAAGTGCGCGACAAGCATTCGACGCTGGCGATTTTGATCTTGCCCACTCGGCGTTTCAGTCCGCAATCGATCGTGACATTTGCCCGCTTCGTGCGCCGAGTGATTTTGCTCAGTTCATTCGCGAGCTTCCCGAATCCGATGATGTTCGCGTGCTCGATTTCGAATCTGCTCTTCGCGACGTTTGCCTGGATGAACACGGGCATGACATCTTGGGCGAAGAGTATTTTCTCGACCACGTTCACCCGACCATTGACGCTCATCGTCGGTTGTCGCAATGGTTGGTCTCTGAATTGCGAGACGCGGGTTGGTTGACTGCTGATTCCATTGCATGGAACGAGTTGTCACGCGAGTCGGTTGACAGGGTGGATCAAACGGTTCTCGGCCGCATTGATCGCAGGACGCAGGGGATTGCGATGCGCAACTTGGCCAAGGTCATGCACTGGGCGGGCAAGTTCGAGGTCGCCGCGCCACGCGCTCGGGATGCGATCAAGATGTTGAACGGGGATGCCGAAAGTCAGTTCATTCTCGCAGATTGCCTTCGGTGGACCGGGCAAATTGACGAAGCGGTGATCGAGTTTGAACGCGGCGTCAAGGATTATCCGGTTTACTGTCGGGGGGTCCAACGCTACGGGCAGCTCTTGCTCGAAATGGGCGACAATGATGCCGCGCGTGAGATGTTCAGCATCGCCACGATTGGATGGCCGGAGTCCGACCCGCGGCATTGGGGGGCCCGCTTTCAACTTTCGATCGCCCATTTGGGCGCCAGCGACTTTGAAGCCGCTCACCGTGAATTGCTGCGATGTCACGAACATGCACCTGATGACTTGGATGTGATGTTCGCACTCGCCGAGGCCAGTGCCGGTATCGGAAAGTCTGAGGTTGCCGTCGAATTGTACGAGCGAGTTTTGGATGAGTTCCCGGATGACGTCGAGACTCACCTCAACCTTGGATACACGTTGCTGCGTCTGAATCAAACGAGCCAAGCATCCATGCATTTCGAGACGGCCTTGTTGCTGGCCCCTGACAATGTTCGTGCAAAAGCTGGCGTGGTCGTCATCAGCCAATTGAATGAATCGACGAAATAG
- a CDS encoding polysaccharide deacetylase family protein produces MQRFAWSLLLLVSAASLDAGEPIPSTTHELRESTPAPLTEGGIVLTFDDRNFDGWMQALPLLDEFGAKATFFISGKIDAVAIDAIQKLQAYGHAIGSHSVNHLKAVEYFEENSAETFMRREITPQLSEFQAANVTAVSFAYPMSRNNAATDEALSKVFRHLRTGKSIAANERLCEQDAFFVPAAKIGDHGCLHGKGIDFAPTRPDRTYEQIDGAFDRAAKNNEIIVLYAHRIAESGNGNFITPEALTRILQSAQQRGLRFYTFNDLP; encoded by the coding sequence GTGCAACGATTCGCTTGGTCACTCCTCTTGCTCGTCTCCGCCGCATCCCTTGATGCTGGCGAACCGATCCCTTCGACGACGCACGAACTTCGTGAATCGACGCCCGCGCCGCTGACCGAAGGGGGTATCGTGTTGACCTTCGACGATCGCAACTTCGATGGTTGGATGCAAGCATTGCCACTGCTGGATGAATTCGGAGCCAAAGCCACCTTCTTCATCAGTGGAAAGATCGACGCCGTGGCGATCGATGCGATTCAGAAACTGCAAGCGTATGGGCATGCGATCGGATCTCACAGCGTCAACCATCTGAAAGCGGTGGAGTACTTCGAAGAAAACTCAGCCGAAACGTTCATGAGACGTGAGATCACCCCACAGCTGAGCGAGTTCCAGGCCGCCAACGTCACCGCAGTCTCATTTGCCTACCCGATGAGTCGTAACAATGCCGCGACAGATGAGGCGTTGTCAAAGGTGTTCCGGCATTTACGGACGGGCAAAAGCATTGCGGCCAACGAACGACTCTGCGAACAAGACGCCTTCTTCGTGCCAGCGGCCAAGATCGGCGATCACGGGTGTTTGCATGGCAAAGGAATCGACTTCGCCCCCACCCGGCCCGACCGAACGTATGAACAGATTGACGGAGCATTCGATCGCGCCGCCAAAAACAACGAGATCATCGTGCTGTATGCCCATCGAATTGCCGAATCCGGGAACGGCAATTTCATCACCCCCGAAGCCCTCACCCGCATTCTCCAAAGTGCCCAGCAACGAGGCCTCCGGTTCTACACCTTCAACGACCTGCCCTAA
- a CDS encoding metallophosphoesterase family protein gives MKRRSFLQSAVAVSAAGAVGNSSLANAAPLAEGNAGFTTSFSDAFAIDDNVVTFRTDAVTRPVNAMVVADTHLFTDDQRGEPYREFSGRMAKAYNQTTHFKTRQPTTPEQSFQAVVERANSQKVDLLALVGDIFSFPSEAAIDWVSEQLDGVTMPWLYVAGNHDWHYEGMEGSLQDLRSDWIEQRLKKLYQGNDPLMAAYDIHGIRFLAIDNSNYEVLPEQLEFFREQLRSGMPLVLLVHIPLYIPGRPMGFGCGHPEWGAETDRNFKIERRPKWPASGHTQATFDFHREVFQSDSNQLLGVFAGHTHRQSVDVVNGIPQFVTNANATGAFMDVRFVPNA, from the coding sequence ATGAAACGTCGCTCCTTCCTTCAGTCGGCCGTGGCTGTATCGGCCGCGGGTGCGGTTGGCAACTCGTCTCTTGCGAACGCGGCACCGCTCGCCGAGGGTAACGCTGGTTTCACCACCTCATTCAGCGATGCTTTCGCGATCGATGACAACGTGGTCACCTTTCGCACCGATGCGGTGACTCGTCCGGTCAATGCGATGGTGGTTGCTGACACGCATCTGTTCACAGACGATCAACGTGGCGAACCGTATCGCGAATTCAGCGGGCGGATGGCAAAGGCATACAACCAGACGACGCATTTCAAAACTCGCCAGCCCACAACGCCGGAGCAGAGTTTTCAAGCCGTTGTCGAGCGAGCGAACTCCCAAAAGGTGGATCTGTTGGCCTTGGTGGGTGACATCTTCAGTTTCCCCTCGGAAGCGGCGATCGATTGGGTTTCCGAGCAACTCGACGGCGTGACGATGCCTTGGTTGTACGTGGCGGGCAACCATGACTGGCACTACGAAGGCATGGAGGGTTCGTTGCAGGACCTGCGTTCAGATTGGATCGAACAACGTTTGAAAAAGTTGTACCAAGGCAACGATCCTTTGATGGCCGCGTACGACATTCACGGCATTCGTTTCTTGGCCATCGACAACTCGAACTACGAAGTTCTGCCCGAGCAATTGGAGTTCTTTCGCGAACAACTTCGCAGTGGGATGCCTTTGGTGCTGCTGGTTCATATCCCGTTGTACATTCCGGGGCGTCCCATGGGGTTCGGTTGCGGGCATCCGGAGTGGGGCGCGGAGACCGATCGAAACTTCAAAATTGAACGCCGGCCCAAATGGCCAGCCTCGGGGCACACGCAGGCCACGTTCGATTTCCATCGCGAGGTCTTCCAGTCGGATTCCAACCAGTTGCTGGGAGTCTTTGCGGGGCACACGCATCGCCAGTCGGTTGATGTTGTCAACGGCATTCCCCAGTTCGTCACCAACGCCAACGCGACCGGGGCATTCATGGACGTTCGTTTCGTTCCGAACGCCTGA
- a CDS encoding alpha/beta fold hydrolase, with protein sequence MSKTHLLWVPHAGGATAPLFKHFRGLSTSRNAPNSVSLWAVRMAGRESRFSEPLETDMDSLVESIATETEQTFDADDTLVLAGHSLGALIAYRLTIRLLEKSSGPSRVKGLIVMGASPPNQWTQNRDWLDWDDDAFADELDRRYGGLPAGLKQHPDALAMFLPIVRADLKLARGVATVEHPTIPVPIRALAGAEDHVANRAKMQGWQALTSAGFSLRVLPGDHFFPVANLSKVLLTAETLSGDGG encoded by the coding sequence ATGTCGAAGACACACCTGTTGTGGGTGCCGCATGCTGGTGGTGCGACCGCTCCGCTGTTCAAACATTTTCGCGGTCTGTCAACGTCGCGAAACGCACCGAATTCAGTCAGCCTGTGGGCCGTTCGGATGGCCGGGCGTGAGTCTCGGTTTTCGGAGCCATTGGAAACCGACATGGACTCGTTGGTCGAATCGATCGCAACCGAGACGGAACAAACGTTTGATGCTGATGACACGTTGGTGCTGGCGGGACACAGCCTTGGTGCCTTGATCGCGTACCGTTTGACGATTCGTTTGTTAGAAAAATCGTCCGGTCCATCCCGCGTGAAAGGGCTGATCGTGATGGGAGCCTCGCCACCCAACCAATGGACGCAAAACCGCGATTGGTTGGACTGGGACGACGACGCGTTCGCAGACGAACTGGATCGTCGCTATGGCGGATTGCCAGCGGGTTTGAAACAGCATCCCGACGCGCTCGCGATGTTCTTGCCCATCGTGCGTGCGGATTTGAAACTGGCACGAGGAGTCGCGACTGTGGAGCACCCGACCATCCCCGTGCCCATTCGGGCTCTCGCCGGGGCAGAAGACCATGTTGCCAACCGAGCCAAAATGCAGGGTTGGCAAGCACTCACGTCGGCCGGGTTCTCTCTGCGAGTGTTGCCCGGCGATCATTTCTTTCCCGTGGCGAATCTCAGCAAGGTGTTGCTGACCGCGGAGACGCTGAGCGGGGACGGCGGTTGA
- a CDS encoding sulfatase, translating into MSTSAVAQDSPPSKPLNVLMIAVDDLRPELRCYGQSYIHSPNIDRLAASGMRFDRAYCQVAVCGASRASLMSGCRPETTQCWNFKTLLRSQMPDVLTLPQHLSRNGYDTGFLGKIYHSPSDDAEAWTVDANEWAPRDRSKGKGYVQELPRKRNPANSSEKPGPSIENGGDVPDSAYADGHNADRAVAMLERFSTQDKPFFLAVGFLKPHLPFNAPGKYWDLYDRAAIEIPSREDVVDGLPYARSSWGELKNYTDIPAKTNMLDDEKTRELIHGYRAAVSYMDAQVGKVLNALEANGQRENTIVVLWGDHGWYVGDFGDWCKHTNYEIATRVPLIVSVPGVRPGKTKSLVELVDVFPTLCELTGLPIPEHCQGKSIAGVVRDSEFSVRPAAFSQYKKSKAGVGPLLGTSIRTERFRYTEYVSSKTGELEDIVLIDFDNDPGATRNVASDPIYKPFLPQLHAWCEQSATGL; encoded by the coding sequence ATGTCGACGTCCGCGGTGGCTCAAGACTCCCCGCCATCGAAACCACTCAATGTGTTGATGATCGCAGTCGATGACTTGCGACCAGAACTGAGATGCTATGGCCAATCCTACATCCACTCCCCCAACATTGATCGTTTGGCCGCGTCGGGCATGCGATTCGATCGAGCGTATTGCCAGGTCGCCGTGTGCGGTGCTTCCCGCGCGAGCCTGATGAGTGGCTGCCGTCCGGAGACCACCCAGTGCTGGAACTTCAAAACTCTATTGCGTTCGCAAATGCCCGATGTGTTGACGCTCCCCCAGCATCTTTCTCGCAATGGCTACGACACTGGCTTTTTGGGCAAGATCTACCACAGTCCCAGCGACGACGCGGAGGCTTGGACCGTTGATGCCAACGAATGGGCGCCGCGAGATCGCAGCAAGGGGAAAGGCTACGTTCAGGAACTGCCTCGGAAACGCAACCCGGCCAACTCGAGCGAGAAGCCCGGGCCCTCCATCGAAAATGGGGGCGATGTTCCAGACAGTGCTTACGCCGATGGCCACAACGCAGATCGAGCCGTCGCCATGCTGGAGCGGTTTTCAACGCAAGACAAACCGTTTTTCTTGGCAGTCGGATTCTTGAAACCCCACCTGCCGTTCAATGCACCGGGCAAGTACTGGGACCTCTACGATCGCGCCGCCATTGAAATTCCATCCCGCGAAGATGTCGTCGATGGCTTGCCGTACGCTCGTTCCAGTTGGGGCGAACTGAAAAACTACACCGACATTCCTGCGAAAACGAACATGTTGGACGACGAGAAGACCCGCGAGTTGATCCACGGGTATCGAGCCGCGGTCAGCTACATGGATGCACAAGTTGGCAAGGTCTTGAACGCTCTCGAAGCCAACGGGCAACGCGAGAACACGATCGTCGTGTTGTGGGGGGACCATGGTTGGTACGTCGGCGACTTTGGTGATTGGTGCAAACACACCAACTATGAAATCGCAACACGAGTCCCCTTGATCGTGTCCGTGCCTGGCGTTCGCCCGGGGAAAACGAAATCATTGGTGGAACTGGTGGATGTGTTTCCAACGTTGTGCGAGCTGACTGGATTGCCGATCCCGGAACATTGCCAAGGCAAAAGCATTGCGGGCGTGGTTCGTGATTCCGAGTTTTCCGTTCGTCCGGCCGCCTTCAGCCAATACAAGAAATCAAAGGCAGGCGTTGGACCCTTGCTTGGGACCAGCATCCGGACGGAACGCTTCCGTTACACGGAGTATGTCTCGTCGAAGACTGGTGAGCTCGAAGACATTGTCTTGATCGATTTCGACAATGATCCCGGTGCGACGCGGAACGTGGCTTCCGATCCCATTTACAAACCCTTCCTGCCGCAATTGCACGCTTGGTGCGAACAATCCGCCACAGGGCTATGA